In the genome of Plasmodium yoelii strain 17X genome assembly, chromosome: 14, one region contains:
- a CDS encoding glycerol-3-phosphate 1-O-acyltransferase produces the protein MGYLHKSISFLLFFMIFKITIVENIKNKSLLYVKTYYFSEYQNNKHLFPFRQKNNNNNKYPSYLTDKNNQIFNNVSLNKKTYDEAYEIICNELELLKKENSDNISHIQTFLGFVEKYYHEIKKHNSCSPETFLKLFLKYIETFKKYRYYSFPNVNKYDESLYEWSLEFWLPLIDQKNSRFLGTDNIKKINNWIEQGHNVFIFSNHHIEADANIIKYYFHINNAENISRNMVFIGGHKIRVDPLSRPFTVSANILCIYSKKYIEYPPHLKEEKILFNHKSLNALKNMLNLGKNIIWVAPSGGRDRKSQDNEIQISPFDPKIIKTFNIFAKRSNIKTHFVGMALNTYNICPPPNTIDVDEIEKERSCSYSPIGLNLGDDIFDIYPQMGENEITDKIYDYVNDLYKKI, from the coding sequence ATGGGTTATTTGCATAAATCAATATcattcttattatttttcatgatttttaaaataacCATAGTtgaaaacataaaaaataaatcactTCTTTATGtaaaaacttattatttttctgagtatcaaaataataagcatttatttccatttagacaaaaaaataataacaacaaTAAATATCCTTCATATTTAactgataaaaataatcaaatatttaataatgtttctttaaataaaaagacATACGATGAAGCATATGAAATAATTTGTAACGAATTAGAATTGTTAAAGAAAGAAAACAGTGACAATATAAGCCATATTCAAACATTTTTGGGATTTgtagaaaaatattatcacgAAATTAAAAAGCATAATTCATGTTCGCCcgaaacatttttaaaattatttttaaaatatattgaaacatttaaaaaatatagatattattCTTTTCCtaatgtaaataaatatgatgaaaGCTTATATGAGTGGTCATTAGAATTTTGGTTACCATTAATAGACCAAAAAAATTCTCGATTTTTGGGAActgataatattaaaaaaattaataattggATAGAACAAGGACAcaatgtatttatatttagtAATCATCATATTGAAGCTGAtgcaaatataataaaatattatttccatATTAACAATGCTGAAAATATATCAAGAAATATGGTATTCATTGGTGGTCATAAAATTAGAGTCGATCCTCTTTCACGTCCGTTTACTGTTTCTGCTAATATATTGTGtatttattcaaaaaaatatattgaataTCCTCCTCAtttaaaagaagaaaaaatattattcaatCATAAATCACTTAAcgctttaaaaaatatgttaaatttaggaaaaaatattatatgggTGGCACCAAGTGGAGGGAGAGATAGGAAAAGCCAAGATAATGAAATTCAAATTTCCCCATTTGATCCTAAAATCataaaaacatttaatatatttgcaAAAAGgtcaaatataaaaactcaTTTTGTGGGAATGGCTTTAAACACCTATAATATTTGCCCACCACCAAATACAATTGATGTTGATGAAATTGAAAAAGAAAGATCATGCTCATACTCTCCTATTGGACTAAATTTAGGAGAtgatatttttgatatttatcCACAAATGGGCGAAAATGAAATAACAGACAAAATTTATGACTATGTTAATGATCTATATAAGAAGATATAA